The Acidobacteriota bacterium genome has a segment encoding these proteins:
- a CDS encoding segregation/condensation protein A, whose product MADDPEIPPVPPVDPEAAPAAEEVFESQLDSIQIKLQSFEGPLDLLVHLIKKNQMNVYDIQISVITKQYLEYLNLLQELNLDVASDFLVMAATLIHIKSKMLLPRPETAAGDPGEEEDPRDLLVRRLLEHQKFKAAAELLHDKETLRSAQWGRPDSRLEEIAGDDYEPEFEVDLFTLLSAFKQVLERARERPPVVLPGEEVPIEKRIDQLLERLSETEACGFEDLFDDVATRGDMIVTFLAMLEMIRLKLIRVFQAGGVGAIRIYKRARPADAPHPSHDPEDEYKLHHPPPTPKDNKE is encoded by the coding sequence ATGGCCGACGATCCCGAGATTCCGCCCGTTCCTCCGGTCGATCCGGAGGCGGCCCCGGCGGCCGAAGAGGTCTTCGAGTCGCAGCTCGACTCGATCCAAATCAAGCTGCAGTCGTTCGAGGGCCCGCTCGACCTGCTGGTGCATCTGATTAAGAAGAATCAGATGAACGTGTATGACATCCAGATCTCGGTCATCACGAAGCAGTACCTCGAGTACCTCAACCTGCTGCAGGAACTCAATCTGGATGTCGCGAGCGACTTCCTGGTGATGGCGGCCACGCTGATCCACATCAAGAGCAAGATGCTGCTGCCACGCCCCGAGACCGCCGCCGGCGATCCGGGCGAGGAAGAGGATCCGCGCGACCTGCTGGTGCGGCGCCTGCTCGAGCACCAGAAGTTCAAGGCCGCGGCCGAGCTGCTGCACGACAAGGAAACGCTGCGCAGCGCGCAGTGGGGCCGGCCCGATTCGCGCCTCGAAGAGATTGCCGGCGACGACTACGAGCCCGAGTTCGAGGTCGACCTGTTCACGCTGCTCTCGGCTTTCAAGCAGGTGCTCGAGCGCGCCCGCGAACGGCCGCCGGTGGTGCTGCCGGGCGAAGAGGTTCCGATCGAGAAGCGCATCGATCAGTTGTTGGAGCGGCTGTCCGAGACCGAGGCCTGCGGCTTCGAAGACCTGTTCGACGATGTCGCGACCCGCGGTGACATGATCGTGACGTTTCTCGCCATGCTCGAGATGATCCGGTTGAAACTGATCCGGGTGTTCCAGGCCGGCGGCGTCGGCGCCATTCGCATCTACAAGCGGGCGCGCCCGGCCGACGCGCCACACCCGAGTCACGACCCCGAAGACGAGTACAAATTGCACCACCCGCCACCGACGCCGAAGGACAACAAGGAATGA
- the scpB gene encoding SMC-Scp complex subunit ScpB, with protein sequence MSDENPNDLPADEAAAADAPAEETPLEATAVDEAPAEDPKPRMELSQLKAVIEALVFASPDPLTPRMLNRLLNDEPKEDVQAALKAVQADYVERGGLHMAEVAGGFQITTRPEYHEWVRRLFHERSSNKLSAASLETLSVIAYKQPVTAAEIGEIRSVNTSGVLSTLLERHLIKIVGRKNVIGRPFLYGTTKEFLIRFGLNDLNDLPKIEDMAQQLGFDAPAVLMERPIPEEMLPLEEGDVPDDQPE encoded by the coding sequence ATGAGCGACGAGAACCCGAACGACCTTCCGGCCGACGAGGCCGCGGCGGCCGACGCGCCGGCCGAGGAGACGCCGCTCGAGGCCACGGCCGTGGACGAGGCGCCGGCCGAGGACCCCAAGCCGCGCATGGAGCTGTCGCAGCTCAAGGCGGTGATCGAGGCGCTGGTCTTCGCGTCGCCAGACCCGCTGACGCCGCGCATGCTGAACCGGCTGCTGAACGACGAGCCGAAAGAAGACGTGCAGGCGGCGCTCAAGGCGGTGCAGGCCGACTACGTCGAGCGCGGCGGCCTGCACATGGCCGAAGTGGCCGGCGGCTTCCAGATCACCACGCGACCCGAGTACCACGAATGGGTCCGCCGCCTGTTCCACGAGCGCTCGTCGAACAAGCTGTCGGCGGCCTCGCTCGAGACGCTGTCGGTGATCGCCTACAAGCAGCCGGTGACGGCGGCGGAGATTGGCGAGATTCGCAGCGTCAATACCTCGGGCGTGTTGTCAACGCTGCTCGAACGCCACCTGATCAAGATCGTCGGCCGCAAGAATGTGATCGGCCGGCCGTTTCTCTATGGCACCACCAAGGAGTTCCTGATTCGCTTCGGCCTGAACGACCTCAACGATCTGCCGAAGATCGAGGACATGGCGCAGCAGCTGGGCTTCGATGCCCCGGCGGTGTTGATGGAACGCCCGATCCCGGAAGAGATGTTGCCGCTCGAAGAAGGGGACGTTCCTGACGATCAGCCCGAGTAA